Proteins encoded within one genomic window of Fragaria vesca subsp. vesca linkage group LG1, FraVesHawaii_1.0, whole genome shotgun sequence:
- the LOC101306667 gene encoding zinc finger CCCH domain-containing protein 44-like, whose protein sequence is MELQQVQVYKPALGEQTEQQPEMMSVNQCQSMGDLDDSQLVGAHEAAVDAVKEVRMGEVAAEVKEATSSVGKKRRGRPPGPGRPKTTQVRKKNDEEDVCFICFDGGSLVLCDRRGCPKAYHPSCIKRDEAFFKSKAKWNCGWHICSSCQKASHYLCYTCTYSLCKGCIKDADYQCVRGNKGFCGTCMRTIMLIENVQGNKEAAQVDFDDKSSWEYLFKVYWILLKGQLSLTVDDLIKAKNPWKGAAVVACPRGALGEVHVGHKTNDLGSLNSCMDLGAANSNGSNKRPRIGDGGMSSPEGMNWASKELLEFVAYMKNGDVSVLSQFGVQALMLEYIKKNNLRDPHRKCQIICDTRLRNLFRKECVGHFEMLKLLEYHYLIKECSTAENNIGAGVLSAVATDMEIDGNYDNQLMMCSDKRRKTRKIDERVPSTNPDAYAAIDAHNINLIYLRRNLLENLLDDVDKFNERVVGSIVRIRISSSDQKHDSYRLVQVIGTNKVAEGYKVGTRTTDMKLEISNLDKREVLPIDQISDQEFSQDECKRLRQSIKCGLIKRFTVGEIQDKAMALRAIRVNDELAAEVLRLNHLRDRASENGRRKELRELVEKLQRLDSPEERQRRLGEVPEVHTDPEMDPSYESEDNAGEDNKLDGNVKTRRSVSGRKGRESFSPQMEGGVSNNSGNKAQNNQLREALGINGLNTTTNQATPSSLVRCGGNDESAVELNISSEVASENLSVSFSAVMKANLPVESFEMEKIWHYQDPSGKIQGPFAMVQLCKWDTTGVFPPDHRIWRINEKQDDSILLTDALKGQYCKKPLLPHDSNIQSQGLKVALDGTNSGLDGRWNNSINATPIDGKKVEESWNTKKDGQIFQNSGNSEVVRSSTPADAVNSNEKKNGEAHNSGSTEVLWSSTPADAVNSNEKQTGTHNSCSTTTEVARSSTPADAVNSDEKQTGFHLQGCDSVKIDTSLSNQPQECSSLTSPVLSVKPYETLSHQEGEGTTENNSNQKNGSVDWRQNTQDQMNNEQGNENRSDSEGQSVQSSAQNWTHPPASSPSNGCDFTSDFVPVAKTFETSEQDERELDFPEFPSPTPKRSNGDSQGQASEHNQSLSSNLAVQDGGHSWSDSNLVGGGEQLQKVAGDWGGYSPTPAKLSVEEWDSSLVSASSLKPSEIPSDFVAAPVSVNGQLTEPIPSHPTSNASSWQEILTETNEFCTLAADESVSDLLAEVEAMESLCGLATPTSIMHCGGEFTEGSKNDSCCSVEGFSPAPEPGKGDALSSTCDLQLPSEAMVTDEPLGVSQASILDLQQMSGVCSSTNPELQGDIKPSDVAVKELEANVSVNQLEAGEIKTAAPSKECWDMSSTDDPWKARLESTGTSIEAVQGNTNAKWEGSDPGGTKVLGLQQMTGVLSSKSTEAERKPSNVSVNQLEANVSVNQLEPGEISMTAPSKESWDMSTTDNPWKARLESRDASCEAIQGNVNAGWGGDRGSTNRSWGGPDPGSANVGWRGGQGSIQGNTVINSGAPAGGMWEGHQSRYGGDRRGRGFPNRDVGFGRGRFAGDRQASYGNRNGGSLRQPPRGQRVCKYYESGYCKKGASCSYLHP, encoded by the exons ATGGAGCTTCAGCAAGTTCAGGTCTACAAGCCGGCGCTGGGGGAGCAAACGGAACAGCAGCCGGAGATGATGAGCGTCAATCAATGCCAATCCATGGGCGACCTCGACGATTCTCAGCTCGTCGGAGCTCACGAGGCGGCGGTGGATGCGGTGAAGGAGGTGAGGATGGGTGAGGTGGCGGCGGAGGTCAAAGAGGCGACGAGTAGCGTGGGGAAGAAGAGGCGGGGGCGGCCGCCCGGGCCGGGAAGACCTAAGACGACGCAGGTGAGGAAGAAGAACGATGAGGAAGATGTTTGCTTTATTTGCTTCGACGGCGGGAGCTTAGTGCTTTGTGATCGGAG GGGATGTCCTAAGGCGTATCATCCCTCATGCATCAAGCGCGACGAGGCCTTTTTCAAATCAAAGGCTAAATGGAATTGCG GTTGGCATATATGTAGCAGCTGTCAGAAGGCGTCGCATTATTTGTGCTATACTTGTACGTATTCTTTGTGCAAGGGATGTATTAAAGATGCTGATTACCAATGCGTACGAGGAAACAAAGGATTCTGTGGAACATGTATGCGCACTATAATGCTAATTGAAAATGTGCAAGGGAATAAGGAAGCG GCTCAAGTGGATTTTGATGACAAAAGCAGCTGGGAGTATCTCTTCAAAGTGTACTGGATTCTTCTGAAAGGGCAACTATCATTAACTGTGGATGATCTCATTAAAGCTAAAAATCCATGGAAAGGAGCTGCCGTTGTGGCTTGTCCTAGAGGAGCTTTGGGTGAAGTACATGTTGGTCATAAAACAAATGATTTAGGTTCTCTCAACTCTTGCATGGACCTAGGAGCAGCGAATTCCAATGGATCTAATAAAAGGCCTAGAATTGGTGACGGAGGGATGTCTTCACCTGAAGGCATGAATTGGGCATCGAAGGAGCTCTTGGAGTTTGTTGCTTATATGAAAAATGGTGATGTCTCCGTGTTATCTCAGTTTGGCGTTCAGGCACTTATGCTGGAGTACATAAAGAAAAACAATCTTCGTGACCCTCATCGAAAATGCCAAATTATTTGTGATACAAGGCTCAGAAATCTGTTCAGGAAAGAATGTGTCGGTCACTTTGAAATGTTGAAGCTTCTTGAATATCACTACCTTATAAAGGAATGTTCAACGGCAGAGAATAATATTGGTGCTGGAGTTCTTAGTGCTGTTGCTACTGACATGGAGATTGATGGGAATTATGACAATCAGTTGATGATGTGTAGTGATAAGAGGCGTAAAACACGTAAAATTGATGAGAGAGTACCCTCTACTAATCCAGATGCATATGCAGCTATTGATGCTCATAACATAAATTTGATCTACTTGCGGCGCAATTTGCTTGAGAATCTACTTGATGATGTTGATAAATTTAATGAAAGGGTTGTTGGTTCAATTGTGCGAATAAGAATTTCTAGTAGTGATCAAAAGCATGATTCTTATAGGCTTGTGCAAGTTATAG GGACCAACAAGGTTGCTGAAGGCTATAAAGTTGGCACTCGAACAACTGATATGAAGCTTGAAATCTCAAACTTAGACAAGAGAGAGGTCTTACCAATTGATCAGATCTCTGATCAGGAGTTCTCCCAG GATGAATGCAAACGGTTACGCCAGAGTATAAAATGTGGGCTGATCAAACGATTTACTGTG GGTGAGATTCAGGATAAAGCAATGGCACTTAGAGCAATTAGAGTCAATGAT GAGCTAGCAGCTGAGGTCTTACGGCTTAATCACCTTCGTGACCGTGCAAGTGAAAATGGACGTAGAAAGGA GCTTAGGGAACTTGTGGAGAAATTACAGCGTCTGGACTCGCCAGAGGAACGCCAGCGCAGACTGGGTGAAGTTCCTGAAGTACACACTGATCCTGAAATGGATCCAAGTTATGAGTCTGAAGACAATGCTGGAGAAGACAATAAACTAG ATGGCAATGTCAAAACAAGGAGATCCGTCTCTGGTAGAAAGGGGAGGGAATCTTTCTCTCCACAAATGGAAGGTGGTGTTTCAAATAATAGTGGAAACAAAGCACAGAACAATCAACTTAGAGAAGCATTGGGTATAAATGGATTGAATACAACAACAAACCAAGCTACTCCCAGTAGTTTGGTTCGTTGTGGTGGTAATGATGAATCAGCGGTTGAACTGAATATATCTTCCGAGGTTGCATCAGAAAATTTGTCAGTGTCCTTTTCTGCAGTTATGAAGGCAAACCTACCTGTTGAGAGTTTTGAGATGGAGAAGATTTGGCACTACCAGGATCCCTCTGGAAAAATTCAGGGACCATTTGCTATGGTACAGTTGTGTAAATGGGATACAACTGGAGTCTTTCCTCCAGATCATCGAATATGGAGGATAAATGAGAAACAGGATGACTCCATCCTTTTGACTGATGCATTGAAGGGGCAGTACTGTAAAAAACCATTGTTGCCACATGACAGCAACATACAGTCTCAAGGATTGAAGGTTGCCTTAGATGGAACAAACAGTGGCTTGGATGGTAGATGGAACAATAGTATAAATGCAACCCCGATAGATGGTAAAAAGGTTGAAGAGAGCTGGAACACAAAGAAAGATGGTCAAATCTTCCAGAACAGTGGTAATTCTGAAGTTGTAAGGAGCAGTACACCTGCAGATGCTGTCAATTCAAATGAGAAAAAAAATGGGGAAGCCCATAATAGTGGTAGTACTGAAGTACTATGGAGCAGTACACCTGCAGATGCTGTCAATTCCAATGAGAAACAAACTGGAACCCATAATAGTTGTAGTACAACTACTGAAGTTGCAAGGAGTAGTACACCTGCAGATGCTGTCAATTCCGATGAGAAACAAACTGGATTCCATTTACAAGGATGTGATTCAGTGAAGATTGATACTTCTTTGTCCAATCAGCCCCAAGAGTGTAGTTCACTAACTTCGCCAGTGTTGTCGGTAAAACCATATGAAACCCTGTCTCACCAAGAAGGGGAGGGTACAACTGAAAATAACTCTAACCAGAAGAATGGAAGTGTGGATTGGCGACAGAATACTCAGGATCAAATGAATAATGAACAGGGTAATGAGAACCGATCTGATAGTGAGGGACAGTCCGTGCAATCCTCTGCACAGAACTGGACACACCCACCTGCAAGTAGTCCTTCAAATGGCTGTGATTTTACCTCTGACTTTGTTCCTGTGGCTAAAACATTTGAGACATCAGAACAAGATGAGAGGGAACTTGATTTTCCAGAATTTCCTAGTCCCACTCCGAAACGAAGCAATGGAGACTCTCAAGGTCAGGCGTCTGAACATAATCAGTCTCTGTCTTCAAATCTTGCTGTTCAGGATGGAGGACATAGCTGGAGCGATTCTAATTTAGTTGGTGGTGGGGAACAACTTCAGAAAGTGGCTGGTGATTGGGGTGGGTATTCCCCAACCCCAGCCAAACTGTCTGTTGAGGAATGGGACTCCAGTCTTGTGTCTGCATCTTCTCTTAAACCAAGCGAGATACCCAGTGATTTTGTTGCCGCTCCTGTTTCAGTTAATGGCCAGCTGACTGAACCCATCCCATCCCATCCCACCTCTAATGCATCTAGTTGGCAGGAAATTCTTACTGAAACCAATGAGTTTTGCACTTTAGCTGCTGATGAGTCAGTTTCAGATCTTCTGGCTGAAGTTGAAGCTATGGAGTCCCTGTGTGGCTTGGCTACCCCAACATCAATCATGCATTGTGGCGGAGAATTTACAGAAGGTTCAAAAAATGATAGCTGCTGTTCTGTAGAGGGATTTAGCCCAGCACCTGAACCTGGAAAAGGTGATGCTTTAAGCTCGACATGTGATTTACAGTTACCGTCTGAGGCGATGGTGACAGATGAACCACTGGGGGTATCTCAGGCAAGCATTCTTGATCTGCAACAAATGTCTGGTGTATGTTCTTCCACAAACCCTGAACTGCAGGGAGACATAAAGCCTAGTGATGTTGCAGTTAAGGAGCTGGAGGCAAATGTTTCGGTTAACCAACTGGAAGCAGGGGAGATCAAAACGGCTGCTCCATCCAAGGAATGTTGGGACATGTCTAGTACAGACGATCCATGGAAAGCTAGGTTAGAAAGCACAGGAACCAGTATAGAAGCAGTTCAGGGAAATACAAACGCCAAGTGGGAAGGGTCAGACCCTGGAGGCACAAAGGTGCTTGGCCTTCAGCAGATGACAGGTGTACTTTCATCCAAAAGCACAGAAGCGGAGAGAAAGCCTAGTAATGTGTCAGTTAATCAACTGGAAGCAAATGTTTCAGTTAACCAACTGGAGCCAGGTGAAATCTCGATGACTGCACCATCCAAGGAAAGTTGGGACATGTCCACTACAGACAATCCTTGGAAAGCTAGGTTAGAAAGCAGAGATGCCAGTTGTGAAGCAATTCAGGGAAATGTAAACGCTGGCTGGGGAGGAGACCGAGGAAGTACAAATAGAAGTTGGGGAGGACCAGACCCGGGAAGTGCAAATGTGGGTTGGAGAGGAGGTCAGGGATCAATACAGGGAAACACTGTCATAAATTCAGGTGCTCCTGCCGGAGGGATGTGGGAAGGCCACCAGTCAAGATACGGAGGAGACAGAAGAGGCCGGGGTTTTCCAAATAGAGATGTAGGTTTTGGTAGGGGTAGGTTTGCAGGGGACAGGCAGGCATCATATGGTAACAGGAATGGAGGTTCATTGAGGCAGCCTCCTCGAGGCCAGCGGGTTTGTAAATATTACGAAAGCGGGTATTGCAAGAAGGGAGCATCCTGTAGTTACTTGCACCCATGA